In Lacerta agilis isolate rLacAgi1 chromosome 1, rLacAgi1.pri, whole genome shotgun sequence, the following proteins share a genomic window:
- the BATF gene encoding basic leucine zipper transcriptional factor ATF-like isoform X2, with product MPHSSDSSDSSSYSQSSSSSKQESSDDMRKVQRREKNRIAAQKSRQKQTQKADTLHMESQDLERQNAALRREIKQLSDELKHFSAMLTSHETHCSILHTQPPAPSEVLFTPLPFPQTHISAPCFQH from the exons ATGCCCCATAGCTCTGACAGCAGCGACTCCAGCAGCTACAGCCAGTCCTCTTCATCCAGCAAACAG GAATCTTCTGATGATATGAGAAAAgtacaaagaagagaaaagaatcGTATTGCAGCCCAGAAGAGCCGACAGAAACAGACACAGAAAGCAGATACCTTGCACATG gagaGTCAAGATTTGGAGAGGCAGAATGCTGCTTTGCGCCGGGAGATCAAGCAACTGTCAGATGAACTGAAACACTTCTCTGCCATGCTGACTTCCCACGAGACTCACTGCTCCATCCTCCACACGCAGCCCCCAGCACCCTCTGAAGTGCTTTTCACGCCACTCCCCTTTCCCCAGACCCACATCAGTGCCCCATGTTTCCAGCACTGA
- the BATF gene encoding basic leucine zipper transcriptional factor ATF-like isoform X1 gives MSVAEEIRVYEKGLVTGSGNLQAVEDTLPLSFLISRRLGRECGRGLKMSSAISTGPGSLLGFAQNMSLQEENESQDLERQNAALRREIKQLSDELKHFSAMLTSHETHCSILHTQPPAPSEVLFTPLPFPQTHISAPCFQH, from the exons ATGTCTGTGGCCGAGGAAATACGAGTGTATGAAAAGGGCTTGGTGACAGGCAGTGGGAACCTACAGGCGGTGGAGGATACACTGCCGCTGTCATTTCTCATAAGTCGCCGGCTGGGGAGAGAGTGCGGCCGAGGACTGAAAATGTCATCCGCTATCAGCACGGGGCCGGGTTCTCTACTTGGGTTTGCCCAGAACATGAGTTTACAGGAAGAAAAC gagaGTCAAGATTTGGAGAGGCAGAATGCTGCTTTGCGCCGGGAGATCAAGCAACTGTCAGATGAACTGAAACACTTCTCTGCCATGCTGACTTCCCACGAGACTCACTGCTCCATCCTCCACACGCAGCCCCCAGCACCCTCTGAAGTGCTTTTCACGCCACTCCCCTTTCCCCAGACCCACATCAGTGCCCCATGTTTCCAGCACTGA